One stretch of Prunus persica cultivar Lovell chromosome G1, Prunus_persica_NCBIv2, whole genome shotgun sequence DNA includes these proteins:
- the LOC109947169 gene encoding uncharacterized protein K02A2.6-like, whose product MPRYIITDNGKPFSNRLMDKLCENFGFKQRNSSMYNAPANGLAEAFNKTLCSLLKKVVGRTKKDWHERINEALWAYQTTYRTPTQATPYSLVYGVEAVLPLESQLPSLRMAIQEGLTDEENAKLRLQELEAKTKRDSKRNNA is encoded by the coding sequence ATGCCACGCTACATCATCACAGATAATGGCAAGCCATTCTCGAATCGGTTGATGGATAAATTGTGTGAAAACTTTGGTTTCAAACAACGCAACTCTTCAATGTACAATGCACCAGCCAACGGTCTTGCGGAAGCGTTCAACAAAACTCTTTGCAGCCTGTTGAAGAAAGTTGTTGGAAGAACCAAGAAAGATTGGCATGAAAGGATAAATGAAGCATTGTGGGCTTATCAGACGACATACCGGACGCCTACTCAGGCTACACCATACTCACTCGTGTATGGCGTGGAAGCAGTCTTGCCTCTAGAAAGTCAACTTCCATCATTGAGGATGGCCATACAAGAGGGATTGACtgatgaagagaatgcgaagCTACGTCTCCAAGAGTTAGAAGCAAAGACGAAAAGAGACTCGAAGCGCAACAACGCTTAG
- the LOC109947171 gene encoding uncharacterized protein LOC109947171 — translation MPEPRNLRELKSLQGSLAFIRRFISNLAGRCQPFSRLMKKDVPFVWDEACHNAFESIKKYLSSSPLLGAPILGKQLKLYIAAQEISIGAFLAQENESHKEQALYYLSRTLTGPELNYTPIEKTCHALVFAIQKLRHYMQAFTVHLIARADPVRYIMSKPVLTGRLAKWALLLNQYEIIYTPAKAVKGQAVADFLADHPIPADWEISDDLPDEQVFFADVSPTWMMFFDRLAHKDRAGAGVVFVSPKRHVLPYSFFLSELCSNNVAEYQVLIMGLQMAVEMKISSLEVYGDSMLVINQLLTHYEVRKDDLIPYHQLATKLLERFDFVTLEHVPRKDNQMTDALANLATTLALTKDEAINLPVCQRWVVPLTLGTSQEGVNIISVLFIDVDDWRQPLIDYLEHGKLPDDSRHRSDVRRWAPRFIYYKEILYRRSFEGVFLRCLDKEDAFKAIEEAHSGICGAHQSGPKLHFQIKRMGYYWPTMVNHCMDYVKKCQACQFHANFIHQPPELLHLTITSWPFDAWGLDVVGPIAPKSSDDHSYILAATDYFSKSAEAVPLKKVKQENVVSLSR, via the coding sequence ATGCCCGAGCCAAGAAATTTACGTGAGTTGAAAAGTTTACAAGGATCCCTCGCGTTTATTCGGCgattcatctcaaacttagCAGGGAGGTGTCAACCATTTAGTCGCCTTATGAAAAAGGATGTTCCATTTGTTTGGGATGAAGCTTGTCACAATGCCTTTGAAAGCATAAAGAAGTACTTATCGAGTTCACCACTATTAGGAGCCCCTATTCTAGGCAAACAACTCAAATTGTACATTGCGGCTCAAGAAATTTCAATTGGAGCCTTTTTAGCGCAAGAGAATGAGTCACACAAAGAGCAAGCACTCTATTATCTAAGCCGAACGCTTACTGGTCCCGAACTAAATTACACACCTATAGAAAAGACGTGTCATGCACTTGTTTTTGCTATCCAAAAGTTAAGGCACTACATGCAAGCATTCACGGTCCATCTAATTGCACGAGCTGACCCGGTGAGGTACATTATGTCAAAACCAGTCTTGACGGGGCGTTTGGCCAAGTGGGCGTTACTTCTCAATCAGTATGAAATCATCTACACTCCAGCAAAGGCGGTTAAGGGGCAAGCTGTTGCAGACTTCCTAGCTGATCATCCAATTCCAGCAGACTGGGAAATTTCAGATGACCTACCCGACGAACAAGTCTTCTTCGCTGACGTTTCTCCTACTTGGATGATGTTCTTTGATAGATTGGCTCATAAAGACAGGGCGGGGGCTGGCGTAGTCTTCGTATCACCCAAGAGACACGTATTGCCCTATTCATTCTTCTTAAGTGAACTTTGCTCGAACAACGTTGCAGAATACCAAGTTTTGATCATGGGCTTACAAATGGCCGTGGAGATGAAGATATCGAGCTTAGAAGTATATGGTGACTCCATGTTAGTGATCAACCAACTGTTGACTCACTACGAAGTTAGAAAGGATGATCTAATTCCATACCACCAATTAGCCACGAAATTACTAGAAAGGTTTGACTTCGTGACGCTGGAGCATGTGCCAAGAAAAGATAACCAAATGACAGATGCCTTAGCCAACCTTGCCACTACATTGGCATTGACAAAAGATGAAGCAATAAATCTTCCAGTTTGCCAACGTTGGGTCGTTCCATTAACGCTTGGGACATCGCAAGAAGGAGTCAACATTATCTCGGTACTGTTTATTGACGTTGACGACTGGAGACAACCTTTAATTGATTATCTTGAGCATGGGAAACTGCCAGATGATTCAAGACATCGATCAGATGTACGACGTTGGGCACCTCGATTCATTTATTACAAAGAAATTCTCTACCGTCGTTCATTTGAAGGCGTGTTTCTAAGATGCTTGGACAAAGAAGATGCATTCAAAGCAATAGAGGAGGCTCACTCAGGAATTTGTGGAGCACATCAATCAGGGCCAAAGCTacatttccaaataaaaaggaTGGGCTACTATTGGCCGACTATGGTCAATCATTGCATGGATTATGTGAAGAAATGCCAAGCATGTCAATTCCATGCCAACTTTATCCACCAACCGCCGGAGCTGCTACATCTTACAATTACTTCTTGGCCATTTGATGCGTGGGGTCTTGATGTGGTGGGACCAATAGCACCTAAATCTTCCGACGATCATTCTTACATCCTTGCAGCCACAGACTACTTCTCAAAATCGGCGGAAGCTGTGCCTCTAAAGAAAGTGAAGCAAGAAAATGTGGTGAGCTTATCAAGGTAA